The genomic interval TAAAGTAACAATCTTGTCCCCTTTTTTCAACGCATCAAGCATTGCATTACGTTCCTTCTGTCTCTTTTGTTGAGGACGAATTAACAAGAAGTAAAAGATTGCAAACATCACTATAAGAGGTAATAATCCAATTAATGTCTCCATATGTATAGCCTCCTTTCAGAAAATATAATATTATAACATTCTTATACTATCAATAAAAATTTTTAAAAGCTACTGCCTAATAGCATAAAAATGTTTTTGAAAGTCTCCCAATCTGTCTTCTAAAATAGCTTGTCTGACTTGTTTCATCATGTTTATTAGGTAATATAAATTATGATAGGTTGTCAAACGCATTCCAAAAATTTCATTGCATTTAATTAAGTGTCTAATATATGCTCTCGTATAATTCCTACATACATAGCAAGCACAGTCGCTATCTATTGGTTGAAAATCTCTTGCATATTGCGCGTTCCTGATTACTAATTTGCCTTTACTAGTAAATACTGTTCCATTACGTGCAATCCTTGTAGGTAGAACACAATCAAACATATCAATACCCCTGATTACACCCTCTACTAGATTCTCTGGGGCACCAACTCCCATTAAATATCTTGCTTTATCTTTAGGAAGCTCAGGAGTAGTATATTCTAGCACTTCATACATGATATCAGCTTCTTCACCAACACTCAAGCCACCAATAGCGTAACCTGGGAAGTCGAGATCAACTAGCTGCTTAGCACTCTCTATTCTTAAGTCTTTATACATGCCACCTTGTACAATTCCAAACAGCGCCTGCTTGTCAGTATTTCTATGGGCATCTAGACAACGTTTTGCCCAACGGGTTGTACGTTCTAAGGAATCCTTGACATATTCATAGTCTGCTGGATATGGCGGACATTCATCGAAGGCCATAATGATATCTGCGCCCAATGCATTTTGAATCTCAGTTGCCTTTTCTGGACTTAGGAATAACTTTTCGCCATTTAAGTGAGAACGGAACTCTACACCCTCTTCTTTAATCTTACGCAAGTTACTTAAACTAAATACCTGAAATCCACCACTATCAGTTAAAATTGCTTGGTCCCAATTCATAAATTTATGTAAGCCACCAGCTTCTTTAACGATATCGTGTCCTGGACGCAGGAACAAATGATAGGTATTACTTAATATAATACCTGCGCCAATCTCCTTAAGCTCTTCTGGACTCATAGCTTTCACCGTTGCAAGTGTGCCTACTGGCATAAACATCGGTGTTTCAAATGAACCATTTGGTGTATGAATAATACCAGCCCTTGCCCCAGTCTGTTTACAAGTCTTTACTAATTCATATGTTACGGCCATTCTTACCCGCTCCTTTCATAAGTAGCATAGCGTCCCCAAAGCTAAAAAATCTATATCTTTCACTAACAGCGTGTTCATATGCCTTTAATATCAAATCTTGGTTTGCAAATGCTGACACCAGCATGATTAAAGTTGACTTTGGTAAATGAAAATTTGTCAATAGTCCATCGACAACCTTGAACTTATAGCCAGGATATATAAAAATATCTGTCCAGCCCGATGTTTCAGTTACTATACCATCGAACTGTCCTACTGTTTCAAGCACCCGAGTACTAGTTGTACCAACGGATATAACCCTCCCTCCAGAGGCTTTGGTTCGGTTAATTATATCTGCTGTGTCTTTGGATATTTCGTAATATTCAGAGTGCATTACATGTTCCTCGACATCATCTACCTGTACGGGACGAAAAGTTCCTAATCCTACATGCAAGGTCACGTATGCAATATTAACCCCTTTATCCTGCAAACTATCAAGCATTTCCTTAGTAAAATGTAACCCAGCTGTAGGAGCGGCTACCGAACCACGATATTTCGAGTAAACTGTTTGATAGCGCTCCTTGTCTTCAAGCTGCTCAGTTATGTACGGAGGTAACGGCATGCTTCCAAGTTCATCTAAAATCTCGTTAAAAATCCCATTGTACTGAAAATGTACAATTCGCCCCCCCGCTGGGGTTATGTCAATTATTTCTGCCTTTAAGCTCCCGTTTCCAAACTCAAACACACGACCAACCTTTGCTTTCTTTCCTGGCTTAACCAGTATCTCCCAACGGTCATCTTCTAATGGTTTAAGCAATAGAAATTCAATCTTACTGCCCGTATCTATACTTCTACCTAATAATCTAGCAGGAATAACCCTGGTGTCATTAAGCACCAGGGTATCTCCCGATTTTATAGAATCGTATAAATCTGCAAACTGTTTATCGTATATCTTATTTGCTTCTGTATCCACTACCATTAATCTCGAACCAGCTCTATCAGATAACGGTGACTGTGCGATTAATTCTTCTGGTAGATAAAAATCAAAATCTTGTACTTTCACTTTACTTCTCCGTTCTTAAATTTATAGCTATATATTTCTAATCTTTTACTCAATCGGAGTTAAGTATACATCATTAGAGTAATAATAGTACAGGATATCTTTATAATTATACTTCAAATTGTCCGATGAATCACGAGCTATTGCCATACCATAGGCACCCCATTGAGAAAGACCAAATCCATGACCAAAACCATAGCCATTAAATACATACTCTTGTCTTTTCGAAGCAACTCTAAGCTCATCCTTTTGATTAATAATTACAAATTCATTTGAGCTACCATTCACTGTAGCAGGCATACTACCAGTAGTAGACGACGAGCCTATAACATATAAACTAGCAGGAGTATCTGACTGAGGATAATCTACTTTATTGCCATTAGCACCGAGTATAGTATATTCGCCTCGGGCTTCAATCTCAAACCTAGTACTTCTCAAGCTTGACCCATCGCGGAACAACGACCTATGGGCGTCTGGGCTTGATACAGTTACGACATTACCATTTGCTCGAACCTGCATTACCCTGCCTGAGTCACCCCTTTGTGTAACCTTCAACGATAGTACTGGTGCATTAATCATTGGATTTGTTGAACGTTGATTCGCATTAATCATATCTCTAATTTGAACAGCCGTATAAGGACCCCTACTCCATTTGTAAGCATTGTTTTCATGTAATTCCTCAATAATAACAACTTTATCTCCAGTATTAACCCTTGTCAAAGATGTATGATAAATATCAGCGTTAGCACGAACATTTACATTTGTACCTTCTATAACTGCATGCTCTAGACCTATTTGATTAAATTCACCGGTAGGATTAACAAAGTTAGAATGTATATATCCAAAGGTGCCATCCTGTAGCATTACATGATACCATTTTGATACTCGATCTAATACTGCCGCATCATAAGGACTTTCCTTTGCCGTTAAATAAGAAATCCCATTACCCCA from Desulfuribacillus alkaliarsenatis carries:
- the yajC gene encoding preprotein translocase subunit YajC; this translates as METLIGLLPLIVMFAIFYFLLIRPQQKRQKERNAMLDALKKGDKIVTLGGMHGTIVELDEESMVVKVAENTKLKFERSAASYVKSED
- the tgt gene encoding tRNA guanosine(34) transglycosylase Tgt; amino-acid sequence: MAVTYELVKTCKQTGARAGIIHTPNGSFETPMFMPVGTLATVKAMSPEELKEIGAGIILSNTYHLFLRPGHDIVKEAGGLHKFMNWDQAILTDSGGFQVFSLSNLRKIKEEGVEFRSHLNGEKLFLSPEKATEIQNALGADIIMAFDECPPYPADYEYVKDSLERTTRWAKRCLDAHRNTDKQALFGIVQGGMYKDLRIESAKQLVDLDFPGYAIGGLSVGEEADIMYEVLEYTTPELPKDKARYLMGVGAPENLVEGVIRGIDMFDCVLPTRIARNGTVFTSKGKLVIRNAQYARDFQPIDSDCACYVCRNYTRAYIRHLIKCNEIFGMRLTTYHNLYYLINMMKQVRQAILEDRLGDFQKHFYAIRQ
- the queA gene encoding tRNA preQ1(34) S-adenosylmethionine ribosyltransferase-isomerase QueA, with translation MKVQDFDFYLPEELIAQSPLSDRAGSRLMVVDTEANKIYDKQFADLYDSIKSGDTLVLNDTRVIPARLLGRSIDTGSKIEFLLLKPLEDDRWEILVKPGKKAKVGRVFEFGNGSLKAEIIDITPAGGRIVHFQYNGIFNEILDELGSMPLPPYITEQLEDKERYQTVYSKYRGSVAAPTAGLHFTKEMLDSLQDKGVNIAYVTLHVGLGTFRPVQVDDVEEHVMHSEYYEISKDTADIINRTKASGGRVISVGTTSTRVLETVGQFDGIVTETSGWTDIFIYPGYKFKVVDGLLTNFHLPKSTLIMLVSAFANQDLILKAYEHAVSERYRFFSFGDAMLLMKGAGKNGRNI